A single region of the Populus nigra chromosome 2, ddPopNigr1.1, whole genome shotgun sequence genome encodes:
- the LOC133682189 gene encoding glutamate receptor 2.7-like isoform X1 → MQLTTKILLRTKMSPLLFFFLVLPLLLESKAKAIEAGDNCSLITHQITGKIGGVINYSSRLGKEQKVAMEMAVEDYFRSSCSKQLTLQLEDSGGDSSRVASATTELISSKRVQSIIGAMTAQETGLFSEVDMNMKNIPIISLTSPAITPPSMPHQLPYFLQMSNHITLHMQCIVDIVGHFKWRKVTALYEHKNGFSAYSGIITLLSDKLKVVNSEISYHSDLPSLSSISNPEITIEQELIKLRSKSNRVFIVLVSSLELAILLFEKANQMRMMEKDYVWIVTDEIASLLDSVDSSVVNNMQGVIGFKTNFARTRDTFKRFKSRFRNKYGSKYPEEEEYSNPSIFALRAYDATWAIARAMEKSQGKITSKELSGNILSSNFEGLSGTVRFENNVLWQSPSFQIINVVGNSYRVMAVWSPKFGFSQSEENGATANGSLKNLGPVYWPGGMPSKNPRGWAISDADIPLKIGVPAMGAFKQFVRVTFDQTQNATCVTGFTINVFEAVVKRLPYNLPYVLVPFYGTYDEMVEQVYRNGLDAAVGDTEIMADRFQYVEFSQPYVDSGLVMVVTQKAETSQATWMLKTFTKKLWLLMIAMHVFIGLLVWLIERGNNTEFDGIGTMLWFSVTIIFYAHRQPLTSNLSRLVLTPWLFVILIVVASFTASLSSAMTVSRLEPSVLDIETLQRTNAPVGCNGNSFIVRYLINVLLFKPENIKKINSIHDYPEAFETGYVKAAFFVEPHARVFLGKYCKGYTKAGPTLKLGGFGFVFPKGSPLAFDISEATLKVIESGELRQLEELLSSSNCTSRTTAIDTSSLGLEPFAGLFILSGAIAAFGSLVAIFRLGRNVHILSYIQTVLTRRRIWRWASLQLSRKSSTKETSSIQAC, encoded by the exons ATGCAACTAACAACAAAGATtctattaagaacaaaaatgtctcctctcctcttctttttcctgGTTCTGCCGCTACTGTTAGAATCAAAAGCTAAGGCGATCGAGGCAGGAGATAACTGTTCACTGATCACCCATCAGATAACGGGGAAGATTGGTGGGGTTATCAATTATAGTTCTCGTTTAGGCAAGGAGCAGAAAGTAGCAATGGAGATGGCTGTTGAAGACTATTTTCGTTCAAGTTGCTCTAAGCAGCTAACTCTGCAACTTGAAGATTCAGGTGGAGACTCATCTAGAGTTGCCTCTGCAA CAACTGAACTCATTAGTAGCAAACGAGTCCAATCGATAATCGGGGCAATGACAGCACAAGAAACTGGTCTATTTTCGGAGGTTGATatgaacatgaagaacattCCTATTATATCCCTGACTTCGCCTGCAATAACTCCACCATCGATGCCACATCAATTGCCGTATTTCCTACAAATGAGTAACCATATAACCCTCCACATGCAATGCATAGTTGACATAGTAGGCCACTTCAAGTGGAGGAAAGTGACAGCACTGTACGAACACAAAAATGGTTTCTCTGCTTATTCTGGGATTATAACTCTCCTATCTGACAAGCTTAAAGTTGTCAACTCAGAGATTTCATACCACTCAGATCTCCCTTCCCTGTCTTCTATATCAAACCCAGAAATCACCATTGAACAAGAGCTTATCAAGCTGAGGAGCAAAAGCAATAGGGTCTTCATAGTTTTAGTATCTTCCTTGGAATTGGCTATCCTGCTCTTTGAGAAGGCAAATCAAATGCGGATGATGGAGAAAGATTATGTATGGATTGTCACAGATGAGATTGCAAGCCTTCTCGACTCTGTTGATTCCTCTGTCGTGAACAATATGCAAGGCGTGATTGGTTTCAAGACAAACTTCGCACGCACTCGTGACACTTTTAAACGTTTTAAATCTAGATTTCGAAATAAGTATGGATCAAAGTatccagaagaagaagaatattcTAATCCAAGTATCTTTGCACTCCGCGCATATGATGCAACTTGGGCTATTGCTCGAGCTATGGAGAAATCGCAGGGCAAAATAACCTCAAAAGAATTATCTGGGAACATTTTATCCAGTAATTTTGAAGGTCTAAGTGGCACCGTGAGGTTTGAAAACAATGTATTATGGCAATCGCCATCGTTTCAGATCATTAACGTTGTTGGTAACAGCTACAGAGTGATGGCAGTTTGGTCACCAAAATTTGGATTTTCGCAGAGTGAAGAAAATGGAGCGACTGCCAACGGTTCTTTGAAAAACTTGGGTCCAGTTTACTGGCCAGGTGGAATGCCAAGCAAAAACCCAAGAGGATGGGCGATATCTGATGCAGATATCCCATTGAAGATAGGGGTTCCTGCTATGGGTGCTTTCAAACAATTCGTGAGGGTGACTTTTGATCAGACCCAGAATGCAACTTGTGTAACCGGGTTCACAATCAATGTATTTGAAGCAGTTGTCAAGCGCCTGCCTTATAACTTGCCTTATGTGTTAGTTCCCTTTTATGGAACATACGATGAGATGGTGGAGCAAGTTTATCGCAAT GGCCTGGACGCAGCTGTTGGCGATACAGAGATAATGGCAGATCGATTTCAGTACGTAGAATTTTCGCAGCCATATGTTGATTCCGGACTTGTTATGGTAGTAACTCAGAAAGCAGAAACATCGCAGGCAACATGGATGCTGAAAACCTTTACGAAAAAATTGTGGCTGCTTATGATAGCAATGCATGTGTTCATAGGGTTGCTAGTATGGCTAATTGAACGTGGGAACAACACTGAATTTGATGGGATCGGGACAATGCTGTGGTTTTCGGTTACCATAATATTCTACGCACATC GACAACCGCTCACAAGCAACTTATCTCGATTAGTGTTGACACCATGGCTATTTGTGATTCTCATTGTCGTGGCAAGTTTTACAGCTAGCCTTTCGTCGGCAATGACAGTCTCACGGCTCGAACCATCAGTGTTGGATATTGAAACACTGCAAAGAACAAATGCACCTGTTGGTTGCAATGGGAACTCCTTTATTGTAAGatatttgattaatgttttGCTTTTCAAACCAGAGAACATAAAGAAGATTAATTCAATACATGATTACCCAGAAGCCTTTGAAACTGGATATGTTAAAGCAGCATTCTTTGTGGAGCCTCATGCAAGAGTCTTCCTTGGAAAATACTGCAAAGGTTACACCAAAGCAGGACCTACCCTCAAGCTCGGCGGTTTTGGCTTT GTGTTTCCAAAGGGTTCACCTCTGGCTTTTGACATCTCGGAGGCAACCCTCAAAGTTATAGAGAGTGGAGAATTGCGCCAGTTAGAGGAGTTGCTCTCCTCTTCTAATTGCACCTCTCGAACTACCGCAATTGACACCTCAAGTTTAGGCCTGGAACCTTTTGCTGGTCTATTTATATTGTCAGGTGCCATTGCAGCCTTCGGATCCCTCGTTGCCATTTTTCGTCTGGGTAGGAATGTGCACATCTTGAGTTACATTCAAACAGTACtcacaagaagaagaatttgGAGATGGGCAAGTCTTCAATTGTCCAGAAAAAGTTCTACCAAGGAGACTTCTTCGATCCAAGCGTGTTGA
- the LOC133682189 gene encoding glutamate receptor 2.7-like isoform X3, whose protein sequence is MQLTTKILLRTKMSPLLFFFLVLPLLLESKAKAIEAGDNCSLITHQITGKIGGVINYSSRLGKEQKVAMEMAVEDYFRSSCSKQLTLQLEDSGGDSSRVASATTELISSKRVQSIIGAMTAQETGLFSEVDMNMKNIPIISLTSPAITPPSMPHQLPYFLQMSNHITLHMQCIVDIVGHFKWRKVTALYEHKNGFSAYSGIITLLSDKLKVVNSEISYHSDLPSLSSISNPEITIEQELIKLRSKSNRVFIVLVSSLELAILLFEKANQMRMMEKDYVWIVTDEIASLLDSVDSSVVNNMQGVIGFKTNFARTRDTFKRFKSRFRNKYGSKYPEEEEYSNPSIFALRAYDATWAIARAMEKSQGKITSKELSGNILSSNFEGLSGTVRFENNVLWQSPSFQIINVVGNSYRVMAVWSPKFGFSQSEENGATANGSLKNLGPVYWPGGMPSKNPRGWAISDADIPLKIGVPAMGAFKQFVRVTFDQTQNATCVTGFTINVFEAVVKRLPYNLPYVLVPFYGTYDEMVEQVYRNGLDAAVGDTEIMADRFQYVEFSQPYVDSGLVMVVTQKAETSQATWMLKTFTKKLWLLMIAMHVFIGLLVWLIERGNNTEFDGIGTMLWFSVTIIFYAHRQPLTSNLSRLVLTPWLFVILIVVASFTASLSSAMTVSRLEPSVLDIETLQRTNAPVGCNGNSFIPLKLDMLKQHSLWSLMQESSLENTAKVTPKQDLPSSSAVLALCFQRVHLWLLTSRRQPSKL, encoded by the exons ATGCAACTAACAACAAAGATtctattaagaacaaaaatgtctcctctcctcttctttttcctgGTTCTGCCGCTACTGTTAGAATCAAAAGCTAAGGCGATCGAGGCAGGAGATAACTGTTCACTGATCACCCATCAGATAACGGGGAAGATTGGTGGGGTTATCAATTATAGTTCTCGTTTAGGCAAGGAGCAGAAAGTAGCAATGGAGATGGCTGTTGAAGACTATTTTCGTTCAAGTTGCTCTAAGCAGCTAACTCTGCAACTTGAAGATTCAGGTGGAGACTCATCTAGAGTTGCCTCTGCAA CAACTGAACTCATTAGTAGCAAACGAGTCCAATCGATAATCGGGGCAATGACAGCACAAGAAACTGGTCTATTTTCGGAGGTTGATatgaacatgaagaacattCCTATTATATCCCTGACTTCGCCTGCAATAACTCCACCATCGATGCCACATCAATTGCCGTATTTCCTACAAATGAGTAACCATATAACCCTCCACATGCAATGCATAGTTGACATAGTAGGCCACTTCAAGTGGAGGAAAGTGACAGCACTGTACGAACACAAAAATGGTTTCTCTGCTTATTCTGGGATTATAACTCTCCTATCTGACAAGCTTAAAGTTGTCAACTCAGAGATTTCATACCACTCAGATCTCCCTTCCCTGTCTTCTATATCAAACCCAGAAATCACCATTGAACAAGAGCTTATCAAGCTGAGGAGCAAAAGCAATAGGGTCTTCATAGTTTTAGTATCTTCCTTGGAATTGGCTATCCTGCTCTTTGAGAAGGCAAATCAAATGCGGATGATGGAGAAAGATTATGTATGGATTGTCACAGATGAGATTGCAAGCCTTCTCGACTCTGTTGATTCCTCTGTCGTGAACAATATGCAAGGCGTGATTGGTTTCAAGACAAACTTCGCACGCACTCGTGACACTTTTAAACGTTTTAAATCTAGATTTCGAAATAAGTATGGATCAAAGTatccagaagaagaagaatattcTAATCCAAGTATCTTTGCACTCCGCGCATATGATGCAACTTGGGCTATTGCTCGAGCTATGGAGAAATCGCAGGGCAAAATAACCTCAAAAGAATTATCTGGGAACATTTTATCCAGTAATTTTGAAGGTCTAAGTGGCACCGTGAGGTTTGAAAACAATGTATTATGGCAATCGCCATCGTTTCAGATCATTAACGTTGTTGGTAACAGCTACAGAGTGATGGCAGTTTGGTCACCAAAATTTGGATTTTCGCAGAGTGAAGAAAATGGAGCGACTGCCAACGGTTCTTTGAAAAACTTGGGTCCAGTTTACTGGCCAGGTGGAATGCCAAGCAAAAACCCAAGAGGATGGGCGATATCTGATGCAGATATCCCATTGAAGATAGGGGTTCCTGCTATGGGTGCTTTCAAACAATTCGTGAGGGTGACTTTTGATCAGACCCAGAATGCAACTTGTGTAACCGGGTTCACAATCAATGTATTTGAAGCAGTTGTCAAGCGCCTGCCTTATAACTTGCCTTATGTGTTAGTTCCCTTTTATGGAACATACGATGAGATGGTGGAGCAAGTTTATCGCAAT GGCCTGGACGCAGCTGTTGGCGATACAGAGATAATGGCAGATCGATTTCAGTACGTAGAATTTTCGCAGCCATATGTTGATTCCGGACTTGTTATGGTAGTAACTCAGAAAGCAGAAACATCGCAGGCAACATGGATGCTGAAAACCTTTACGAAAAAATTGTGGCTGCTTATGATAGCAATGCATGTGTTCATAGGGTTGCTAGTATGGCTAATTGAACGTGGGAACAACACTGAATTTGATGGGATCGGGACAATGCTGTGGTTTTCGGTTACCATAATATTCTACGCACATC GACAACCGCTCACAAGCAACTTATCTCGATTAGTGTTGACACCATGGCTATTTGTGATTCTCATTGTCGTGGCAAGTTTTACAGCTAGCCTTTCGTCGGCAATGACAGTCTCACGGCTCGAACCATCAGTGTTGGATATTGAAACACTGCAAAGAACAAATGCACCTGTTGGTTGCAATGGGAACTCCTTTATT CCTTTGAAACTGGATATGTTAAAGCAGCATTCTTTGTGGAGCCTCATGCAAGAGTCTTCCTTGGAAAATACTGCAAAGGTTACACCAAAGCAGGACCTACCCTCAAGCTCGGCGGTTTTGGCTTT GTGTTTCCAAAGGGTTCACCTCTGGCTTTTGACATCTCGGAGGCAACCCTCAAAGTTATAG
- the LOC133682189 gene encoding glutamate receptor 2.7-like isoform X2, producing MQLTTKILLRTKMSPLLFFFLVLPLLLESKAKAIEAGDNCSLITHQITGKIGGVINYSSRLGKEQKVAMEMAVEDYFRSSCSKQLTLQLEDSGGDSSRVASATTELISSKRVQSIIGAMTAQETGLFSEVDMNMKNIPIISLTSPAITPPSMPHQLPYFLQMSNHITLHMQCIVDIVGHFKWRKVTALYEHKNGFSAYSGIITLLSDKLKVVNSEISYHSDLPSLSSISNPEITIEQELIKLRSKSNRVFIVLVSSLELAILLFEKANQMRMMEKDYVWIVTDEIASLLDSVDSSVVNNMQGVIGFKTNFARTRDTFKRFKSRFRNKYGSKYPEEEEYSNPSIFALRAYDATWAIARAMEKSQGKITSKELSGNILSSNFEGLSGTVRFENNVLWQSPSFQIINVVGNSYRVMAVWSPKFGFSQSEENGATANGSLKNLGPVYWPGGMPSKNPRGWAISDADIPLKIGVPAMGAFKQFVRVTFDQTQNATCVTGFTINVFEAVVKRLPYNLPYVLVPFYGTYDEMVEQVYRNGLDAAVGDTEIMADRFQYVEFSQPYVDSGLVMVVTQKAETSQATWMLKTFTKKLWLLMIAMHVFIGLLVWLIERGNNTEFDGIGTMLWFSVTIIFYAHRQPLTSNLSRLVLTPWLFVILIVVASFTASLSSAMTVSRLEPSVLDIETLQRTNAPVGCNGNSFIKPLKLDMLKQHSLWSLMQESSLENTAKVTPKQDLPSSSAVLALCFQRVHLWLLTSRRQPSKL from the exons ATGCAACTAACAACAAAGATtctattaagaacaaaaatgtctcctctcctcttctttttcctgGTTCTGCCGCTACTGTTAGAATCAAAAGCTAAGGCGATCGAGGCAGGAGATAACTGTTCACTGATCACCCATCAGATAACGGGGAAGATTGGTGGGGTTATCAATTATAGTTCTCGTTTAGGCAAGGAGCAGAAAGTAGCAATGGAGATGGCTGTTGAAGACTATTTTCGTTCAAGTTGCTCTAAGCAGCTAACTCTGCAACTTGAAGATTCAGGTGGAGACTCATCTAGAGTTGCCTCTGCAA CAACTGAACTCATTAGTAGCAAACGAGTCCAATCGATAATCGGGGCAATGACAGCACAAGAAACTGGTCTATTTTCGGAGGTTGATatgaacatgaagaacattCCTATTATATCCCTGACTTCGCCTGCAATAACTCCACCATCGATGCCACATCAATTGCCGTATTTCCTACAAATGAGTAACCATATAACCCTCCACATGCAATGCATAGTTGACATAGTAGGCCACTTCAAGTGGAGGAAAGTGACAGCACTGTACGAACACAAAAATGGTTTCTCTGCTTATTCTGGGATTATAACTCTCCTATCTGACAAGCTTAAAGTTGTCAACTCAGAGATTTCATACCACTCAGATCTCCCTTCCCTGTCTTCTATATCAAACCCAGAAATCACCATTGAACAAGAGCTTATCAAGCTGAGGAGCAAAAGCAATAGGGTCTTCATAGTTTTAGTATCTTCCTTGGAATTGGCTATCCTGCTCTTTGAGAAGGCAAATCAAATGCGGATGATGGAGAAAGATTATGTATGGATTGTCACAGATGAGATTGCAAGCCTTCTCGACTCTGTTGATTCCTCTGTCGTGAACAATATGCAAGGCGTGATTGGTTTCAAGACAAACTTCGCACGCACTCGTGACACTTTTAAACGTTTTAAATCTAGATTTCGAAATAAGTATGGATCAAAGTatccagaagaagaagaatattcTAATCCAAGTATCTTTGCACTCCGCGCATATGATGCAACTTGGGCTATTGCTCGAGCTATGGAGAAATCGCAGGGCAAAATAACCTCAAAAGAATTATCTGGGAACATTTTATCCAGTAATTTTGAAGGTCTAAGTGGCACCGTGAGGTTTGAAAACAATGTATTATGGCAATCGCCATCGTTTCAGATCATTAACGTTGTTGGTAACAGCTACAGAGTGATGGCAGTTTGGTCACCAAAATTTGGATTTTCGCAGAGTGAAGAAAATGGAGCGACTGCCAACGGTTCTTTGAAAAACTTGGGTCCAGTTTACTGGCCAGGTGGAATGCCAAGCAAAAACCCAAGAGGATGGGCGATATCTGATGCAGATATCCCATTGAAGATAGGGGTTCCTGCTATGGGTGCTTTCAAACAATTCGTGAGGGTGACTTTTGATCAGACCCAGAATGCAACTTGTGTAACCGGGTTCACAATCAATGTATTTGAAGCAGTTGTCAAGCGCCTGCCTTATAACTTGCCTTATGTGTTAGTTCCCTTTTATGGAACATACGATGAGATGGTGGAGCAAGTTTATCGCAAT GGCCTGGACGCAGCTGTTGGCGATACAGAGATAATGGCAGATCGATTTCAGTACGTAGAATTTTCGCAGCCATATGTTGATTCCGGACTTGTTATGGTAGTAACTCAGAAAGCAGAAACATCGCAGGCAACATGGATGCTGAAAACCTTTACGAAAAAATTGTGGCTGCTTATGATAGCAATGCATGTGTTCATAGGGTTGCTAGTATGGCTAATTGAACGTGGGAACAACACTGAATTTGATGGGATCGGGACAATGCTGTGGTTTTCGGTTACCATAATATTCTACGCACATC GACAACCGCTCACAAGCAACTTATCTCGATTAGTGTTGACACCATGGCTATTTGTGATTCTCATTGTCGTGGCAAGTTTTACAGCTAGCCTTTCGTCGGCAATGACAGTCTCACGGCTCGAACCATCAGTGTTGGATATTGAAACACTGCAAAGAACAAATGCACCTGTTGGTTGCAATGGGAACTCCTTTATT AAGCCTTTGAAACTGGATATGTTAAAGCAGCATTCTTTGTGGAGCCTCATGCAAGAGTCTTCCTTGGAAAATACTGCAAAGGTTACACCAAAGCAGGACCTACCCTCAAGCTCGGCGGTTTTGGCTTT GTGTTTCCAAAGGGTTCACCTCTGGCTTTTGACATCTCGGAGGCAACCCTCAAAGTTATAG
- the LOC133681681 gene encoding protein DCL, chloroplastic: MAMASLSKPQPSLSLPALSNPISLFSSPAVVLSFPFNRTAFASPRLFAIKTGSDGSDLLRKPIVPSEKDLVGISEEVEDSEEEKEEGFVDWEDRILEDTVPLVGFVRMILHSGKYESGDRLSPDHERTIVDRLLAYHPDCDSKIGCGIDYITVGYHPDFVESRCLFIVRKDGQLVDFSYWKCIKGLIKKNYPLYADSFILRHFRRRRRS, translated from the exons ATGGCCATGGCTTCGTTATCTAAACCACAACCATCGCTATCCCTACCCGCTCTCTCAAACCCTATCTCTTTGTTTTCCTCTCCGGCAGTGGTGTTATCTTTTCCGTTTAATCGAACTGCTTTCGCTAGTCCACGTTTGTTCGCAATTAAGACAGGATCAGACGGTTCAGATTTGCTGAGAAAACCGATTGTACCGTCAGAGAAGGACTTGGTTGGAATTTCTGAAGAAGTAGAGGACAGTGAAGAGGAAAAGGAGGAAGGATTTGTGGATTGGGAGGACCGGATTTTGGAGGATACTGTCCCTCTTGTTGGGTTTGTTAGAATGATTCTTCATTCTGGAAA ATATGAAAGTGGAGATAGATTGAGTCCAGATCATGAAAGAACTATTGTGGATAGATTGCTTGCATATCATCCAGATTGTGATAGCAAGattggatgtggaatcgattaTATTACA GTTGGGTATCATCCTGATTTTGTAGAATCGCGATGTTTGTTCATAGTTCGAAAAGATGGCCAATTGGTTGACTTTTCTTATTGGAAATGCATAAAGGGCTTGATCAAGAAGAACTATCCACTATATGCAGACAGTTTCATTCTCAGACATTTCCGACGGCGGAGAAGGAGTTGA